The Lycium barbarum isolate Lr01 chromosome 9, ASM1917538v2, whole genome shotgun sequence genome has a segment encoding these proteins:
- the LOC132610194 gene encoding uncharacterized protein LOC132610194, with amino-acid sequence MKMLTMLMVAAILFCSHQQGVVAREVVVTVDDNGNEVEILPCRIIHWPWCPSPPPPPPTPKPTCSASDQEQVKKCMFNVTSIDACCPTFRSILGTSCPCYKYAEELDNLSLITLKAYCDVDSPCTNTQVIKLSKEE; translated from the exons ATGAAGATGCTTACGATGTTAATGGTGGCTGCAATTTTATTTTGCAGCCATCAACAAGGGGTTGTAGCGAGAGAAGTTGTTGTGACTGTGGACGATAACGGTAACGAGGTAGAAATACTTCCATGTCGGATTATCCACTGGCCATGGTGCCCGTCCCCGCCCCCACCCCCTCCGACCCCTAAACCGACTTGCTCGGCTAGTGACCAAGAGCAGGTGAAGAAGTGCATGTTCAATGTAACTTCAATTGACGCATGCTGCCCAACATTCCGGAGCATACTCGGTACTAGTTGCCCTTGCTATAAGTATGCTGAGGAGTTGGATAATCTATCCTTGATCACTCTTAAAGCTTATTGTGATGTCGATAGCCCTTGTACGAACACGCAA GTGATTAAGCTATCCAAGGAGGAGTAA